The DNA region GGTCGTAGAAGTAGTTCCAGACGCGGTTCACGACCGTGCCGTAGGCGTAGTCGACGGTGCCCTTGATCCACGGGATCTTGGGCAGGTGGGGATCCTTCCAGCTGTGGCACTTCAGAAACTGCGGGGTCTGTCCGTCCACGCAGGCCTTCTGGTGCTGGTCGTACATGCAGCACCAGTTCATGTAGTGCACGAGGAGGCCGCTGCAGCTCGTGCCGCGCCCCATGGTGGTGTCGTCGGCGGTGGTGCCGAACTGCGAGATCAGATAGAAGCCGTCGGTGGAGAGGTTCCAGTCCATCCAGTCGCAGGTGTCGGCGGGGGTGGGCGGAGAGGCCTCTTTCATCGATGGCAACGGGGAAAGGCAGCTCGCCACCGCCGCTCCGTCGAACGCGCCGTCCCCTGCACCGTCCCCTGCGCCATCCCGTGCCCCGTCCCGTGCCCCGTCGCCGTCGTGGCTGCGTTGATCGCGCGGTCCACCGTCCCTGGTCGCGAGCACGCCGGCACCGCCGTCTCGGGAGCCTCCGGTGCTGGGGGTTCGGTCCAACTCGCGGTCCTCGCCGCAGCCGGCCGCGAGGAGCCCGAGGAGGAAGCAGGGGAGCGCACGTCGCTTCATGATCACCGATCCTTCGTGCGTGCTGCGCGCAGACCTTCGCCGCCGGAGAGCCGACGGGCTCATCGGCAAGGAAGGCTATGCGCGGGGTTCCCCGAGGCCCTGTGCAGTGGTCGTGCCGGGAACAGGGCCGACGATCGGGCCCCGACCCCGAGGAGGATCAAGGGGATGGCGGCCGAGCGCGTGGGGCGTGGGGCGAAACGGACTCCGGCGTCACCGGTGGGCGCTACGAAGCTCGGTCCCCGAGGTGTTGGAGGCGACCCCGGAGTTAGAGGTCAGGGGGTAGAGAACTGGAAGGACTCGTAGGTCACGGCGTTCTGCGAGTAATTGTAGAAGCCGAACTTCCCGCTCGTGAAGGTGCTGTCGGTCACCGAGATGGTGGCCTTCACCGTGGTTCCGTCGCGGACGGTGATGGTGAACTTGCCCCCGCCGAAGACGAGCTCGAAGTCGTAGGGCTTGCCCTTCACCCAGCCCCCCAGGTTCGCGGAGACGGGGGAGAGGACCTTCATCCCCGCGCTCCCCGCGGAGGGCCAGAAATCCTTGCACAAGGTGGATTTGGTGGCCTGCGACATGACCTTGACGGTCATGCCCGCGGTGGCCACGCCGCACGTTCCATTGCTCTGCGTCGCTCCCTTCCAGTCGAAGAGATAGAAGTGGGACGCGTCCTGCCAGCCGAAGACGAACCCGATCAAATCGTCGTCGGTGACGGTCGATGCGACGGTGAAGCGCCCGCGCACGGTGACCGCGCCGAAGACCTTGTTGTGCAGCAGGACCGAGGGATCGGCGTTCACCGTCTGGGTGGCCTTCAGCCCCTGGCTCGCGAAGGTGTAGGAAGCGGGGGCCTGCGAGGAATCGGTGAGGGGGAACTGCACGATCTGCCAGCCGGAGAGGTCCGTGGCCTTGCAGACGGCGGGCTTGGCCGTGGCGTCGCAGCCATCCTCGCAGGCGGCCTCGTCGTAGGCCGACCCGTCGCTCCGGCAGGAGAGGAGCTTCTTTCCGTCGGGGCTGCACTTCACCTCGGGGGGCGTGCACGAGACCGGCGGGGCGCCGTCGGCGGCCGGTGGCGCTCCGTCGGTGGCCGGCGCCGTGTCCTTCGACGCTGCCGCGTCGCGCGCCGAGCCCTGGTCGGGGGAGGGCCCGAGGTCCCTCGCGGGTCCTGTGTCCGCCGTGCCCGCGGCGTCGGTGCTGGGTCCCGCGTCCGGCGCAACGGCTCCGTCCGGCAGGCGTGCGCCGCTGTCCGAGCACCCTCCTACGAGGAGGACCAGGGTAACGCAGAGCGCAGCTCGGGCGGCCATGGGGGAAAACCATCGACAGGTCACGGGGCACCTCTCCTGGGGCGGGTGAACGAGCATTCCGAGGCGGCGAGCCTTCGCAAGCGGGGGCAAATGTGACACAGATCTTTTCCATGGCCCACGAGGGCGACATCTATCGACCGCCGAGCGAAGCGGACGCGTTCATCCTGCAGGCCACGATCGGGTGCTCGCACAACGCGTGCACCTACTGCCGCATGTACCGCGACAAGCGCTACCGGGTGCGCGAGACGCGCGAGGTGCTGTGCGACGTGGAGGCCGTGGCGGCGAGGCACGGCGAGGCGGTGGAGAAGGTCTTCGTGGCGGACGGCGATCCGCTGGCCATGGGTTTCGGTGCGTGGGAGCCGCTGCTCGAGGCCTGCCGCCGCGCCTTTCCCCGCCTGAAGCGCGTCAGCACCTACGCCACGGCGCAGAACGTGCTCGAGAAGAGCCCCGAGGAGCTCTCCCGCCTGCGGGAGCTCGGGCTCGCGCGCCTCTACCTCGGGCCCGAGTCGGGCGACGACGAAACGCTCCGTCGCGTCGCGAAGGGCGCGGGGTTCGCCGAGCACGAGGCGGCCGCCCGGCGCGCGCACGACGCGGGCCTGGAGCTCTCGGTGATCTTCCTCCTCGGGGTGGGGGGCCGCGAGCGGAGCGAGGCGCACGCCCGAGCCTCGGCCCGGCTGCTCACCGCCATGGACCCGCGGTTCGCCTCGGCGCTGACGCTCACCGTGCTGCCCGGCACGCCCCAGGCGCGGCTCGAGGAGCGCGGACGCTTCGTGCTCCCCGGGCCGGCGGAGCTGCTCCGCGAGCTGCGCGTGCTCGTGGACGAGGCCCGACCGACGGCCGCCACCTTCCGCACCAACCACGCCTCGAACTACCTTCCGCTCCGCGGCGAGCTGCCGCGCGATCGCGAGCGCATCGTGGCCCTGATCGATGCCGCGCTCGAGGGGAGCGTTCCCTTGCGCCCGGAGTGGAGCCGCGGGCTCTAGACACGGTCACCTTGGCCGCTGGCCGCCGGGGTCACTTGCCGCCCCGCTCTGGAGCGTGGTACCGCCACCGATGATGCCGGTCTTGAAGGCGCAACGGGGACGAGGCGTGGGCGTGCTGGCCTGCAGCCTGGTCCTGGCCTCGCTCCCGGGCTGCCCGGGCACCCCCGCTCCGGGTGCGCTCGATGCGCAGCTGCCCGGTCCGGGCCCGAGCCGAGATGCCGTTCCTCCGGACAGCCTGTACGTCTGCCCGGCCGGGGAACGGATGTGCCGCGATCGGTGCGTCGACTACCGCACGAACCCGGACCATTGCGGGCGCTGTGGCCACGGCTGTCTTGGGGGCAGCTGCGAGCGGGGGCGATGTCAGCCGCAGCGGCTGGCCAGCGGACTCTTTTTCCCCGAGGGGCTGGTGGTGGAGGGCGAGTGGCTCTACGTCGCCCAGGTGGTCGTGCCCGCCACGCCTCCGGGGCAGGAGCCGCGCCCGCGCTCGCAGCAGATCCTGCGGGTGCCGACGCGCGGTGGCTCGACGACGGTCATTCACAGCTGCACGGGTCGCTGCCGTCCACTTCTCGCGACGGACGGGTTCCTCTACCTCGCAGTCGACGGCGGCTTCGTCAAGATCCCGCTCGAAGGGGGCGCGGAGGTCCCCGTGTTCGGGGCCTCGGATGTCACGGCCGTCGCGACCGATGGACGCGTTCTCGTCGGGTTTTCCTATCGCGAAGGCGGCGGCCCACCGTCTCTGTTCTGGCGCGCTCTGAACGGCGGAGCCGCGCGTTCGATCTCCACCGCGCCGTGCCTCATGCGCCCGATGGCGGCGGCGGTCGACGGGGACGCGGTCTTCTGGGTCGGTGCCGCGAACCCGAGCGGAGTCCCCGAGGGGCAGGTCTGCCGGGTGTCCAGGTCCACGGGCGCGGTCCAGCTCCTCGCGAGCGGCTCGGGCGACCTGAACGGCATCGTGCTCGCCGGGGATCGCCTCGTGGTATCGGACTTCTACTGGGGGCGACTTCTCAGCGCGCCGCGAGCCGGAGGAAAACTCGCCGCGGTGGCCCTGGGACGGGTGAAGCCGGGCGCCCTGCGCGTGGACGGCAGTCAGCTCTTCTGGCTCGAGGAGGAGGCGACCTCGATCTACTCCCTTGCTCCGGGAGCGGGTGTGCCGGAGGTCATCGCCACGGGGCAAACGGGGGTGCGCGATCTGCTGGTGACGGGCACCGCGGTGTACTGGTCGATGGGGGGGATCGATCCGACGGACGCGAGCTACCTGGCGCCGCCCGGACCGAATCCGCCCGGTGCCATTGGCCGGTGGGCGCGATGACGGCGCTGGGGCGCGGGGCCGCGGTCGCAGGGGCAGCGCTTCTCGTGGCCACGCTCTCCTGTGGGGGGCGAACGGCGCTCCTTCCGGCCCCTTTCGTCGACGGAGGGACGACGTCGGGCGGCGCGCGCGTGGACGCTGGCGGAGCACCGGGCCGCTGCTACGGCGGCTTCGCGGCGTGCGCTGGGGCCTGCGTGGACACGCTCAACGACCCGGCACACTGCGGCGGCTGCGGCCGCGACTGCGCGGGCGGTGCGTGCAAGCTCGGTACGTGCGAGCCGACGGTGCTGGCCTCGGACCAGCTCGGCATCGCCGATTTCGCCGCCGCGAAGACGGGCCTCTACTGGACCCGCTGGATGCCCCAGGGGAACGTCGTGCACCTGCCCCCGTCGGGCGGTGCCCCGCGCGTCGTGGCCGCGGAGCAGCTCGGCCCCTTCAGTCTGACGGTGGACGACGCGTCGGTGTACTGGACGAACGTGGACCAGGAGGGGAACGGAAAGAACGGCTCGGTCTACAAGGCGGGGCTCACGAGCGGCGCCCCCGTGGCCCTCGCCGAGAGGCTCTATCGCCCCGGAGGCCTGGAGGTGTCGGGCGGCGAGCTCTACTGGCTGGACGAGGGTGCGCTCCACCGGCTGTCCGTCGGGGGAGGAATGCCGTCGCCCGTGTCGAAGCATTCTACCTTCTGGTATCCAGCCGGCTCGGCGATCGACGCCGAGGCGTACTATCTGGGCTCCTCCTCGGGGGGGATCTGGAGGCTGCCGCTCAGGGGGGGGACGCCGCCGGACCCGAACGAGCTGACGAAGGTCAGCGGCCCGTTCGTGCTCGCAGGAGAGCTGGTCTACTTTGCCGACGGGAGCTCCATCCAGCGCGTGTCGAGGAGCGGCGGGCCGGCCACGGCGGTCGTGTCTTCGGATGGAGGCCGGCTTCGTGCCGTGGCCGTGGATGGCGATCGCGTCTACTGGGCCGATCAAGGCGGCGCCATCTTTCGAGCCCCCGTCGGTGGAGGCGCGCGCTCTCTGCTCGCCACGAGCTCCTCGGCCGTGGGTCGCCTGGCGATCCTCGGGCGGCGCGTGGTCTGGACCACGCAGAGCGGCCTGATCATGGCCGTGGCGAAGTAGGTCGCGCGCGCGGCCGAGCGCGTCCCGTCCTCGGGCGCGATCTCCTTGATAGTCGGTCGTGGCTCCGAGAATTGGTAGCCGGAGCCCGCGTATTTGCCCACCATTTCAAGCACCGACGGTCGGTGCGGCTCCTGCATTACGCCCCTTTTCCACTTAGCAGGAGCGACGCTGGCGCATGCAGAACCGCGCTCGGTGTAGGGCTGTGCTTGGCGTGCTGGCCGTGCTCGGGTCGGCCTGGCCGAGCGCTGCCGAGTCCAGGTCGGGGCCCGAAGCGGGGCTTGCCGTTTACGCGCCGCTGCGGCCCCCCACGCCACGTTTCACGAAGAACCGCGTCGACGTGCTCTTCGACAAGCAGGCCTTCACCGAGCTCGAGGCGATCGTGAAGCGCGCCACGCGCTCCATCCGGCTCGACTTCTACATCTTCTGGGGTCGGCGGGCGATGCGCATCGCCGACACGCTGATCGCCAAGCATCGGGCCGGCCTCGACGTGCGCGTGCTCCTCGATGGGGCGCTCGGTACGACGCCGGAGCAGCAGCTCGCCACGCTGCTCGTGGTACGCAAGCTCAAGAAGGCGGGCGTCCGGCTCCTCTACGGCAGTCCCCACTCCGCGGTCTACAAGCGGCGCACGCTCGACCACAACAAGTACGTGGTGATCGACGAGCGGGAGGCCATCGTGGGCAGCACGAACGTCGGCACGCGCTTCGACAACTGGCACGATCTGATGATGAAGGTGGCGGGCCCCGTGGCGAGGAACCTGGCGGACCAGTTCGACCTGGACTACGCCATCGCGCGGCAGCCCGGGCTCGCCGCGACCGTGCAGCCGGTGCACCTCGGCGCGAGACTGACGCGCACGCCCATCCCGCCGGCCGATGGCGACGGGCGGGCCCGGCTCGTGGGCAACGGCCCCGGGCGACGAACGGGAGTCGAAGCGCTCTTTCCTCTGCTGCGCCGCGCGAAGAAGAGCATCCACGTGCAGCTCGACGAGTTCGATGACCTCGACGCCGCCGAGGCGCTGGTGAAGGCGCATCACCGCGGGGTGAAGGTCAAGGTGCTGCTCGACCCGGTGGCCTTCGGGCTCCTGACCGTCCTCGCGCGCGATCGCCTGCTGGCGGCAGGGATCGAGGTGCGCATGCGCAAGCCGCGGAAGGACGCGCGCGTCACGCACCTCAAGGCCGTGACGGTGGATGGGGAGCTGCTCCTGGCCGGTTCCATGAACTGGACCCACGGGGGCTTCAGCACCGTCCGCGAGTCCTGCCTGGAGGTGCGGGGCGGACGGGCGCCTGCGCAGGTCGAGGCGCGCTTCGCCAAGGAGTGGGACCTCTCGATTCCGGCCCGCCGAGCCACCCGGCTCGAGCTCTGGATCTCGCGCCTCATCAGTAAAGCAACGTAGAGCCCACGGGCAGGGGTCCGACGCTGTCAACTCGCGGTTGACGCCCGAGGTCGCGACCCCCGCCGTCCCACAAAAAAACCGAAGGATCTCCTTGGGTGAGGCCCTGGCGCGGCCGCTGCAATGCTCCTCCCGCAACGAACCTCGTTTCACCCCAGGGAGGCACACGGATGCGAAGGCTGAGCATGTCTGTTTCGTGGGTCGTCGTGGCGGGGCTGGTCGCGGCCTGCAGCGAGAGTCCCATCGACACCGACGAGGACCTGGAGGTTGCGGCGGGCGCTCCGGTCGCGAGCTACGCGGCAGGGAGCGTCGTCGTCCTCCCCGAGGCCGACACCTACGTGCGCTCGGGCAGCTACGCCTCGAGGGCCTACGGCGGTGCGGTCTCGGTCCAGGCCGACCGGGACGCGAGCGGCACCACGAAGCAAGGGCTGCTCCGCTTCCGCATCCCTTCGGGCAGCACGGTCGTCTCCGCCAAGCTCCTCGTCTACGTGGTGAACCCATCGGGGAACGCGGCCGACCTGGTGTCGATGAACGCTACGAGCTGGAGCGAAAGCGACGTCACTTGGAACACGCGCCCCGCGATGACGGGGGCCGTGGTGGCCTCGATCGCTCGCGCCTCGGCGTCGAGCTGGGTCGAGGTGGACGTGACCTCGGGGGTCGTGGGGCAGACGGTGGTCTCGCTCGCGGTGCTCCCGCGTTCCACGGACGGGTTCGCCTTCTCGTCCCGCGAGACGGGAGCGCAGGGGCCGCGACTCGTGCTGACGCTGGCCGGAGCGACGCCTGACGCGGGAGTCATCGCTGACGCCGGCGTGGCGCGAGACAGCGGCTCGGGTGGCACGGCCGACGCGGCGACCCCGACCGGGGAGCTCCGCTTCCCGATCCGGGCGGCCTTCTACTATCCCTGGTTCCCCGAGGCCTGGACGCAGAGCGGAATCTATCCCTACACGAAGTACCACCCGACGCTCGGCTACTACAGCGCGCGCGACGCGCAGACGCTGTCCAAGCACATCCGCTCGATGCAGTACGGACACGTTCAAGCCGGTATCTCCTCCTGGTGGGGACCCGGGCACCACACCGACACGAAGGTGCCGGGCCTGCTCTCGGCCGCGCACGGCACGAGCTTCAAGTGGAGCCTCTACTACGAGCTCGAGAGCCAGGGAGATCCGAGCCCGAGCACGATCACCGCGCACCTCACGCACATCCGCGACCGCTACGCGAGCGACCCGAGCTTCCTGCGGATCGGTGGCCGCTTCGTGGTTTTCGTCTACACCGACGGCGCGGACGGGTGCGCCATGGCGCAGCGCTGGAAGCAGGCCAACACCGTGGGCGCGTACGTGGTCCTCAAGGTCTTCTCCGGCTATCGGACCTGCGCGAGTCAGCCGGACGGCTGGCACCAGTACGCGCCGGCCGTGGCCACGGACTCCCAGCTCCCGCACTCGTACGCCATCAGTCCGGGCTTCGACAAGGTGGGGGACCCGACGCGGCTCGGGAGAGACCTGGCGCGCTTCCAGCAGAACGTGCGGGACATGGTGGCTTCCGGGGCCAACTGGCAGCTCGTGACCACCTTCAACGAGTGGGGCGAGGGGACGGCCGTGGAGAGCGCCAGCGAATGGGCCACGGCCTCGGGGGACGGAGCGTACCTGGACGCGCTCCACGCCGTGCCGGGCTCTGGAGGCATCACCTCGACTCCCGACGCCGCGGTCGTGCGGCCGGACGCCGGCGCATCGCAGCCGGACGCTCGCATCGTGACCGCGGACAGCGCTCCGCCCAGCTCGAGCGATCCGATCGTGGCGGCGGCGGGGGACATCGCCTGCGACCCGAGCGACGGGAACTTCAACGGGGGCAGAGGGACGACGAACAACTGCCGGCAGATGGCGACCTCCGATCTCATGCTCGCAATTCCGAACCTGGCCAAGGTGCTGGTCCTCGGGGACATCCAGTACGAGGACGGCACCCTCGCCAAGTACATGGCCTCCTACGACCCGAGCTGGGGTCGACTGAAGGCCAAGAGCGCCCCGGCGGTCGGCAACCACGAGTACCTCACGGCGGGGGCCGCGGGCTACTTCGGCTACTTCGGCGCGGCGGCGGGGGACCCGGCGAAGGGCTACTACAGCTACGACGTGGGGACCTGGCACGTGGTGGTGCTGAACAGCAACTGCTCGAAGGCCGGTGGCTGCGGGGCCGGTTCTCCGCAGGAGCGCTGGCTCAGGGCCGACCTGGCCGCGCACCCCACGAAGTGCACGCTCGCCTACTGGCACCATCCGCGCTTCAGCTCGGGGCAGCACGGGAGCCACACCACCATGACCGAGCTCTGGCAGGCGCTCTACGACTACAACGCCGAGCTCGTGCTCTCGGGGCACGATCACGACTACGAGCGCTTCGCCCCGCAGACGGCGTCGGGGGCCGCGGACCCGGCGCGCGGCTTGCGCCAGTTCGTGGTCGGGACGGGCGGCAAGAACCACTACGGCTTCAACGCCACCATCGCCAACAGCGAGGTGCGCAACGCCGACACCTACGGAGTGCTGCGCCTGACCCTGCGCCCCGGCAGCGTCGACTGGAAGTTCCTCCCCGAGCCGGGCAAGACCTTCACCGACAGCGGCACGATGGTCTGCCACTGACCGGCCCCGCCCCCGCCCCCGCCTCCGCGTAAGAGACGAGACGTTCTAGAAAGCCCACCCCATAACCACACCGCCGAGGGTTGCGCGCAGGCGCGGCTCTCGGCGGTGGCTGCGCCAGTGCAGGAGGGCGGCCACGGTGACCGTCACGGCGGCGCTGACGAACAGCACGTCGGTGCCGAGGGCCAGCGCTCTCGACCGGCTGGCCCGTTCGTTCGCCCCCGCACGGTCGCCCGCCGCGCCGAGCTCCTCCGATTGGCTCGCGGCGCGGAGCGCGAGGCCGCCCGTCACCGCCGCCGCGAGGCCTGCCGCGCCCGTCACGCCGTAGAGCAGCCAGTGGGCCCAGGCGCGACGGCGGGGCGGAGGCGGAGTCGGGGCCGGCGCGGGTGACGACGCGACGTTCGGCGACGCGACGTTCGGCGACGCGACCGAGGGGGAAGGGGAACGCCGGGGAGCCGGGACGGGGCGGTGAGAGGGTCCGGGTCCGGGTGGCGTCACCTGCGTCGAGGCCTCCTTGCGCGAGATGGCCGCGAGGTATCCCGTCGCGAGCGCCCGCACCTTGAGGATGCGTGCGCTCTCCCGCGGGTACGCGTGCGGCGAGACGAGCGCGAGGAAGCGCCGGAAGTGCTCGCGGGCCTGCACGAGATCCGGCGCCAGGCCCTCCAGCTCGTGCTTCTTGTAGTAGGAGAGACCGAGGTTGTAGAGCAGGCGCGGGTCGCGGCGCAGGCCGTACGCGCGCTGAAAGGCGGCGATGGCGTCGGCGTAGCGCCCGAGCTCGAAGGACGCGTAGGCCGCCTCCTTCTGCCGCGCGAGCTGGGCCTCCAGCTCGTCGGCCCGGCCCGAGGTGGCGGCGAGGAGCCCGACGAGGAGCGCGCTCGTGGCCACCGAGCGCGGGGCGAGGAGGGCACGCATCAGAAGCGCACCGGCAGGTCGGGGACCACGTCGCCGCGCGCGGGGTTCGGCCGGCGCTTTCGCTTTGGAGCGCGGGCAGGCCCAGTGGCCCGGCGCGCCTTCGACGGCGACGGGCCCGGCGAAACGGCCGCTGGGGCGCTCGGGCGCAGCGAATCCGCTCGCGCCAGGACCTGCGCGTCCGGCGAGTCGTCTCGCGTCGCGTCCGCCGCGCGGGAGGCGGCGGCCGGCGCGGGGCGGGAGGCGAGAGCGCTGCCGTACGCAGTGGGCGACGCGGGTTGCCGCACCCGCGTGAAGCGCCACACCGCGAGGCTCGCGGCCACGACGAGGGCCGTAGCGGAGACGGCGAGCAAGGCCCACCAGCGGCCTGCGGTGGGTCGCCCCTCGATCGCGGTCAACGTCGCGGGCGTGGGACGCGCGGCGCGGCCGGGCGGCAGAGGCAGCGTTCGGTTCGTCGGGTGACGCGATGGCGCGGGGCGCCTCGCGGCGCCGTTCCTAGCCGAGCGCCCGCCGCGTGCGTCTCGGTGGGCGGCGAGCGCCTCCACGAACTCCGACGCGCGGTCGAAGCGGGCCTCGGGCCGCTTGTCGAGCGCGCGGCCGAGAGGCGCATCGAGCGGCGCGAGCTGCGGGTCCCGGTCACCGAGCCGCGGGACGGCCTGGGTCTGCTGCGCAAGGAGGAGCTCGCCGAGGGTCTCGGCGTCGAAGGGGCGCGCGCCGCAGAGGAGCTCGAAGGCCACCACCCCGAGCGAGTAGACGTCGGAGCGGCCGTCCACCGCGCGACCGCGGCAGTGTTCGGGCGACATGTAGTGCGGGGAGCCGGGGATGTGGCCCGTCTGGGTCTCCACCGTCGTGATCCGGTCCTCGGTCTGCAGGAGCTTCGCCACGCCGAAGTCGAGCAGCTTGGCGCACGACTCCGGGCCCGTCGGGTTTTCGACCAGAAAGACGTTCTCGGGCTTCACGTCCCGGTGCACGATCCCCTGGGCGTGGGCCGCGTCCAGCGCCGCCGCCACCGCGCCGAGGATCGGCAGCGCCTCGTCGAGGGAGAGCGCCCCCACCTCGCGCAGCTTTCGCCGCAAGGTGATGCCCCGCAGGTGCTCCATGACGTAGTAGGTGCGCCCGTCGGGGAGCTGACCGCAGGTCACGATGCCGACGATGTTCGGGTGCCGGAGGCGCGCCACCAGGCGTCCTTCCTGCTCGAAGCGCGCCACGGTGCGCAGATCCGTGACCCGGTCCGCGTTCAGCACCTTGATCGCGACGGAGTGGCCGAGTTCGACGTGGATCGCCTCGTAGACGGTGCCCATGCCGCCGCGGCCGAGGGCCTGGGCTACGCGGTACTCGCCGATCGGGGTGCCCGGCCGGAGATCCGTGGCCTCGCGCCGCGTCAGGTGGGTCAATCCACGCCTCGAAAGAAGGCATTTATCGTAACATCCTCGTCGCGGGCCGGTCAAAACGCGGCCGAGCGCGCGCGCAGAGCATGGGCACGAAGGAAGGACAGCTTTTCACCACCGAGGTGCTGCACGCGGGCACGGGCCTCCTCGAGCTCGACGCGGCGGAGCTGCGCGTCGTGTCGGGTCCCGACCGCGGCCTGCGCGTGGAGCTCGGGCCCGAGCGGCTGCGACTCGGCACGGCGCGCGAGTGCGAGGTGGTGCTGCACGACGCGACGGTCTCCACGCGGCACGCCGAGATCCTCGCCCTGCCGCGCGGATTCCAGCTCCGCGACCTGGGCAGCAAGAACGGGGTGCGCCTCGGTCCGTGGCTCGTGGACCAGCTCCGGCTCGGGGACCGCATGCGCCTGCGCCTCGGGAACACGACGGTCGAGTTTCGCAGCCTCGGGCGAAAGCACGCCATCCCGCTCGCCGGGGCGGGAGAGGTGGCGGGGCTGGTCGCGCACTCGCTGAAGATGCGCGTGGCCGTGGCCGCGCTCGAGCAGTATGCCGAGAGCGACATCACCGTGCTCCTCGAGGGGGAGACCGGGACGGGCAAGGAGGTGGCCGCGCGGGCGCTGCACGCGCTGAGCCCGCGTCGCGCGGGGTCCTTCGTGGTCGTGGACTGCGGCGCGATCCCGGCTCCGCTCGTGGCGGCCGAGCTCTTCGGTCACGAGGCGGGAGCCTTCAGCGGGGCGACCTCGCGCCGTCCCGGGCTCTTCGAGGAGGCCGACGGAGGCACGCTGCTCCTCGACGAGGTCGGGGAGCTTCCGCTCGAGGTGCAGCCGGCGCTCCTCGGGGCGCTCGAGCGGCGCAGCGCGCGGCGGGTCGGCGGCCAGCACGAGATCCCCCACGACGTGCGGGTGCTGGCCGCGACGCACCGCAACCTGGCCGAGGAGGTGCGGCGCGGACGCTTTCGGCAGGATCTCTTCTACCGTCTGGCCGTGGGGCGTCTCCGCCTGCCGCCGCTGCGCGAGCGCGCGGAGGACCTGCCGGTGCTCGCGGCCACCTTCGCGCTCGAGCTCGGGGCGACCTTGACCCCGGAGCTCGTGCGCCTGCTCTCCTCCTACGCCTGGCCCGGCAACGTGCGCGAGCTGCGCAACACCATCGCGCGCGTGGCGGCCTTGCCGGGGCAGCCGCCGGAGCTCGGGCTGGACCGGTCTCCGGCGCGCGGCGCGTCGGTCCCCCAGGAGCCGCTGCTCTCGCTGAGCGAGGCGCGCCGTCGAGCGCGGGACGTCTTCGAGGCGCAGTACCTGCGGCAGCTCCTGGCCCGCACCGACGGAAACTTCACGCGGGCGGCGGAGCTCGCCGGGGTCTCGCGGCAGTTCCTGATGCGGCTCGGCGCCCGGCACACGCTGCTCGCGCGGGACCAGCGGGGACTCGACGACGCGCCCGACGAGGAGGACGAGGAGTCGTGAGCCGGCCCGTCGCGAAAGCGCCTCGCTGGGCCGTCCGCGCGTCGGCCCGACTGCTGCTCGCGGTCGCGCTCGGCCCTCTCGGCGCCTGCTCGCTGCTCGTCCATCCGACGGAGTTCACTCCCTGCGACGGGACGCGCCCCGTGCGTTGCGAGGGGGGAAAGCTTGTACGCTGCGTGGACGGCTTCGAGGAGACGACCTCCTGCGACACGTCCGCGCGCCGCGGAGACCAGCTGGGGATCGCGTCGGGGCGCGTGCTTCTGCGCCTCGACGAGGCGAACCTGAAGAAGCACCTGGACCTGATCCAGAGTCTCGGGGTGCGGTACGTGCAGCTC from Deltaproteobacteria bacterium includes:
- a CDS encoding radical SAM protein, with amino-acid sequence MAHEGDIYRPPSEADAFILQATIGCSHNACTYCRMYRDKRYRVRETREVLCDVEAVAARHGEAVEKVFVADGDPLAMGFGAWEPLLEACRRAFPRLKRVSTYATAQNVLEKSPEELSRLRELGLARLYLGPESGDDETLRRVAKGAGFAEHEAAARRAHDAGLELSVIFLLGVGGRERSEAHARASARLLTAMDPRFASALTLTVLPGTPQARLEERGRFVLPGPAELLRELRVLVDEARPTAATFRTNHASNYLPLRGELPRDRERIVALIDAALEGSVPLRPEWSRGL
- a CDS encoding phosphatidylserine/phosphatidylglycerophosphate/cardiolipin synthase family protein; the protein is MQNRARCRAVLGVLAVLGSAWPSAAESRSGPEAGLAVYAPLRPPTPRFTKNRVDVLFDKQAFTELEAIVKRATRSIRLDFYIFWGRRAMRIADTLIAKHRAGLDVRVLLDGALGTTPEQQLATLLVVRKLKKAGVRLLYGSPHSAVYKRRTLDHNKYVVIDEREAIVGSTNVGTRFDNWHDLMMKVAGPVARNLADQFDLDYAIARQPGLAATVQPVHLGARLTRTPIPPADGDGRARLVGNGPGRRTGVEALFPLLRRAKKSIHVQLDEFDDLDAAEALVKAHHRGVKVKVLLDPVAFGLLTVLARDRLLAAGIEVRMRKPRKDARVTHLKAVTVDGELLLAGSMNWTHGGFSTVRESCLEVRGGRAPAQVEARFAKEWDLSIPARRATRLELWISRLISKAT
- a CDS encoding DNRLRE domain-containing protein, with amino-acid sequence MSVSWVVVAGLVAACSESPIDTDEDLEVAAGAPVASYAAGSVVVLPEADTYVRSGSYASRAYGGAVSVQADRDASGTTKQGLLRFRIPSGSTVVSAKLLVYVVNPSGNAADLVSMNATSWSESDVTWNTRPAMTGAVVASIARASASSWVEVDVTSGVVGQTVVSLAVLPRSTDGFAFSSRETGAQGPRLVLTLAGATPDAGVIADAGVARDSGSGGTADAATPTGELRFPIRAAFYYPWFPEAWTQSGIYPYTKYHPTLGYYSARDAQTLSKHIRSMQYGHVQAGISSWWGPGHHTDTKVPGLLSAAHGTSFKWSLYYELESQGDPSPSTITAHLTHIRDRYASDPSFLRIGGRFVVFVYTDGADGCAMAQRWKQANTVGAYVVLKVFSGYRTCASQPDGWHQYAPAVATDSQLPHSYAISPGFDKVGDPTRLGRDLARFQQNVRDMVASGANWQLVTTFNEWGEGTAVESASEWATASGDGAYLDALHAVPGSGGITSTPDAAVVRPDAGASQPDARIVTADSAPPSSSDPIVAAAGDIACDPSDGNFNGGRGTTNNCRQMATSDLMLAIPNLAKVLVLGDIQYEDGTLAKYMASYDPSWGRLKAKSAPAVGNHEYLTAGAAGYFGYFGAAAGDPAKGYYSYDVGTWHVVVLNSNCSKAGGCGAGSPQERWLRADLAAHPTKCTLAYWHHPRFSSGQHGSHTTMTELWQALYDYNAELVLSGHDHDYERFAPQTASGAADPARGLRQFVVGTGGKNHYGFNATIANSEVRNADTYGVLRLTLRPGSVDWKFLPEPGKTFTDSGTMVCH
- a CDS encoding protein kinase, with the translated sequence MTHLTRREATDLRPGTPIGEYRVAQALGRGGMGTVYEAIHVELGHSVAIKVLNADRVTDLRTVARFEQEGRLVARLRHPNIVGIVTCGQLPDGRTYYVMEHLRGITLRRKLREVGALSLDEALPILGAVAAALDAAHAQGIVHRDVKPENVFLVENPTGPESCAKLLDFGVAKLLQTEDRITTVETQTGHIPGSPHYMSPEHCRGRAVDGRSDVYSLGVVAFELLCGARPFDAETLGELLLAQQTQAVPRLGDRDPQLAPLDAPLGRALDKRPEARFDRASEFVEALAAHRDARGGRSARNGAARRPAPSRHPTNRTLPLPPGRAARPTPATLTAIEGRPTAGRWWALLAVSATALVVAASLAVWRFTRVRQPASPTAYGSALASRPAPAAASRAADATRDDSPDAQVLARADSLRPSAPAAVSPGPSPSKARRATGPARAPKRKRRPNPARGDVVPDLPVRF
- a CDS encoding sigma 54-dependent Fis family transcriptional regulator; translated protein: MGTKEGQLFTTEVLHAGTGLLELDAAELRVVSGPDRGLRVELGPERLRLGTARECEVVLHDATVSTRHAEILALPRGFQLRDLGSKNGVRLGPWLVDQLRLGDRMRLRLGNTTVEFRSLGRKHAIPLAGAGEVAGLVAHSLKMRVAVAALEQYAESDITVLLEGETGTGKEVAARALHALSPRRAGSFVVVDCGAIPAPLVAAELFGHEAGAFSGATSRRPGLFEEADGGTLLLDEVGELPLEVQPALLGALERRSARRVGGQHEIPHDVRVLAATHRNLAEEVRRGRFRQDLFYRLAVGRLRLPPLRERAEDLPVLAATFALELGATLTPELVRLLSSYAWPGNVRELRNTIARVAALPGQPPELGLDRSPARGASVPQEPLLSLSEARRRARDVFEAQYLRQLLARTDGNFTRAAELAGVSRQFLMRLGARHTLLARDQRGLDDAPDEEDEES